The following are encoded in a window of Citrobacter freundii genomic DNA:
- the motA gene encoding flagellar motor stator protein MotA codes for MLILIGYLVVIGTVFGGYMMTGGHLGALYQPAELVIIGGAGIGAFIVGNNGKAIKGTMKAIPLLFRRSKYTKAMYMDLLALLYRLMAKSRQQGMFSLERDIENPKESEIFASYPRIIADAVMLDFIVDYLRLIISGNMNTFEIEALMDEEIETHESESEVPANSLAMVGDSLPAFGIVAAVMGVVHALASADRPAAELGALIAHAMVGTFLGILLAYGFISPLASVLRQKSAETTKMMQCVKITLLSNLNGYAPPIAVEFGRKTLYSSERPSFIELEEHVRAVRNPTAQQTTEEA; via the coding sequence GTGCTGATCTTAATAGGTTACCTGGTTGTTATTGGTACAGTTTTCGGCGGCTATATGATGACCGGCGGACACCTTGGGGCACTCTATCAACCGGCTGAGCTGGTGATCATTGGTGGCGCGGGTATCGGGGCATTCATTGTCGGTAATAACGGCAAAGCCATTAAGGGGACGATGAAAGCGATCCCGTTGCTCTTTCGTCGCTCAAAATACACCAAAGCCATGTATATGGATCTGCTGGCGCTGTTGTATCGCCTAATGGCCAAGTCGCGCCAGCAGGGTATGTTCTCGCTTGAGCGCGACATCGAAAACCCCAAAGAAAGTGAAATTTTTGCCAGCTACCCGCGCATTATCGCGGATGCCGTAATGCTTGATTTTATCGTCGATTATTTGCGTCTGATTATCAGCGGCAATATGAATACGTTTGAAATTGAAGCGTTGATGGACGAAGAAATTGAAACGCATGAAAGTGAGTCGGAAGTCCCAGCTAACAGCCTGGCGATGGTCGGCGACTCATTACCGGCTTTCGGTATCGTCGCGGCGGTGATGGGGGTAGTACATGCGCTGGCCTCGGCCGACCGTCCGGCGGCTGAACTGGGGGCGCTTATCGCACATGCTATGGTGGGGACCTTCCTCGGGATTTTACTGGCCTATGGTTTTATTTCACCGCTCGCCAGCGTGTTGCGTCAGAAAAGTGCCGAAACGACCAAAATGATGCAGTGCGTGAAGATCACGCTGCTGTCCAACCTGAACGGCTACGCTCCACCGATTGCCGTCGAATTTGGTCGTAAGACATTGTATTCCAGCGAACGTCCGTCGTTTATCGAACTGGAAGAACATGTTCGTGCGGTGAGAAATCCAACGGCACAGCAAACGACTGAGGAAGCATGA
- the otsA gene encoding alpha,alpha-trehalose-phosphate synthase: MSRLVVVSNRIASPDDKGSAGGLAVGVLGALKTAGGLWFGWSGETGNEDQPLKKVTRGNITWASFNLSEQDYEEYYCQFSNAVLWPAFHYRLDLVQFQRPAWEGYQRVNTLLAEKLRPLLNDDDIIWVHDYHLLPFASELRKRGVNNRIGFFLHIPFPTPEIFNALPPHDVLLEQLCDFDLLGFQTENDRQAFLDALSAQTRVTSRGDNHHQAWKKAFRTQVYPIGIEPDEIARQAAGPLPPKMAQLKAELKNVQNIFSVERLDYSKGLPERFQAYEALLEHYPQHHGKIRYTQIAPTSREEVQAYQDIRHQLETEAGRINGKYGQLGWTPLYYLNQYFDRKLLMKIFRYSDVGLVTPLRDGMNLVAKEFVAAQDPANPGVLVLSQFAGAAHELTSALIVNPYDRDDVAGALNRALTMPLAERISRHAEMLDIIVKNDIDNWQAHFIRDLKKITPRHAESQPHDTVADFPKLA, translated from the coding sequence ATGAGTCGTTTAGTCGTAGTCTCTAATCGAATTGCCTCACCGGATGACAAAGGCAGTGCTGGCGGCCTGGCGGTCGGTGTGCTGGGGGCATTGAAAACGGCGGGGGGGCTGTGGTTTGGCTGGAGCGGTGAGACGGGTAATGAAGACCAACCACTAAAAAAAGTCACCCGCGGCAATATCACCTGGGCATCGTTTAATCTGAGTGAGCAGGATTACGAAGAGTATTACTGCCAGTTTTCGAATGCCGTTTTATGGCCTGCTTTCCACTATCGCCTGGATCTGGTGCAATTTCAGCGCCCGGCTTGGGAAGGCTATCAGCGGGTCAATACATTATTGGCTGAGAAACTGCGGCCCTTACTGAATGATGACGACATCATCTGGGTTCATGATTATCATTTATTACCGTTTGCCAGCGAGCTGCGGAAACGCGGCGTGAACAATCGTATCGGTTTTTTCCTGCATATTCCGTTCCCGACGCCGGAGATATTCAACGCATTGCCCCCGCATGATGTGCTGCTTGAGCAACTGTGCGATTTTGACTTACTGGGGTTCCAGACCGAAAACGACCGTCAGGCGTTTCTTGATGCGCTAAGTGCACAAACCCGAGTCACCTCGCGGGGCGACAATCATCATCAGGCATGGAAAAAGGCGTTCCGTACCCAGGTTTATCCTATCGGCATTGAACCCGATGAAATTGCCCGCCAGGCGGCGGGGCCATTGCCGCCGAAAATGGCGCAGCTCAAGGCCGAGCTAAAAAATGTGCAGAATATCTTTTCGGTTGAGCGACTGGACTACTCCAAAGGCTTGCCGGAGCGTTTTCAGGCCTACGAGGCCCTTTTGGAGCATTACCCTCAGCACCACGGTAAAATTCGCTATACCCAAATCGCGCCGACGTCGCGTGAAGAAGTGCAGGCCTATCAGGATATTCGCCACCAGTTGGAGACTGAAGCCGGGCGCATCAATGGCAAGTATGGGCAGCTGGGCTGGACGCCGCTTTATTATCTGAATCAGTATTTTGATCGTAAATTGCTGATGAAAATTTTCCGCTACTCGGATGTTGGGTTAGTGACGCCACTGCGCGATGGCATGAATCTGGTCGCTAAGGAGTTTGTGGCAGCGCAAGATCCCGCCAATCCTGGCGTGCTGGTGCTCTCACAATTTGCCGGGGCAGCACATGAACTGACCTCGGCGTTGATCGTTAATCCCTATGACAGAGATGATGTTGCGGGTGCATTAAACCGCGCGCTAACCATGCCGCTTGCTGAGCGTATTTCCCGCCACGCTGAGATGCTGGACATTATCGTTAAAAACGATATCGACAACTGGCAGGCTCACTTTATCCGCGATTTAAAAAAGATCACGCCACGTCATGCTGAAAGCCAACCGCATGACACCGTAGCTGACTTTCCTAAATTGGCCTGA
- the flhC gene encoding flagellar transcriptional regulator FlhC — translation MSEKSIVQEARDIQLAMELITLGARLQMLESETQLSRGRLIKLYKELRGSPPPKGMLPFSTDWFMTWEQNIHASMFCNAWQFLLKTGLCSGVDAVIKAYRLYLEQCPQPAEGPLLALTRAWTLVRFVDSGLLELSTCNCCGGNFITHAHQPVGSFACSLCQPPSRAVKRRKLSQNAADIIPQLLDEQIEQAV, via the coding sequence ATGAGCGAAAAAAGCATCGTTCAGGAAGCACGTGATATCCAGTTAGCCATGGAATTAATCACACTGGGCGCCCGTTTGCAAATGCTGGAAAGCGAAACGCAACTCAGCCGTGGCCGCCTTATCAAGCTGTATAAAGAATTACGCGGTAGCCCTCCGCCGAAAGGGATGCTTCCTTTTTCTACCGATTGGTTTATGACGTGGGAGCAAAATATCCATGCTTCTATGTTCTGCAACGCATGGCAATTTTTGCTCAAAACGGGCCTGTGTAGCGGTGTCGATGCCGTCATTAAAGCGTATCGCCTGTATCTTGAGCAGTGCCCACAGCCAGCTGAAGGGCCGTTGTTGGCGTTAACCCGCGCATGGACACTGGTCCGTTTTGTTGACAGCGGGTTGCTGGAACTGTCTACCTGCAACTGCTGCGGCGGTAATTTTATTACTCACGCGCACCAACCCGTGGGCAGCTTTGCCTGCAGTTTATGCCAGCCGCCATCACGTGCCGTAAAAAGACGTAAACTTTCCCAGAATGCTGCCGATATTATTCCACAACTGCTGGATGAACAGATCGAACAAGCTGTTTAA
- a CDS encoding DJ-1/PfpI family protein — MKKVAVLLAPGFEEAEAIVTIDILRRLHIDVETLACAESRAVVSYHDIPMVTDSTLAARLETMYDAVVLPGGPQGSVNLAASDAVVQFIARHDAAGKLICPVCSAAARVLGGNGLLKGRRYVCSGDLWQNVTEGEYIDAPVVEDGNLISGKGLGHIFDFAFAVSARLLEDDAPVRDHAEHIYYPW, encoded by the coding sequence ATGAAAAAGGTCGCGGTGCTGCTGGCACCCGGTTTTGAAGAGGCTGAAGCCATTGTCACCATCGATATTCTTCGCCGTCTGCATATTGACGTTGAGACGCTGGCCTGCGCCGAGTCCCGTGCGGTAGTGAGCTATCACGATATTCCGATGGTCACTGACAGCACCCTGGCTGCCCGCCTGGAGACGATGTATGACGCCGTCGTGTTACCCGGTGGGCCGCAGGGCAGCGTGAATCTTGCCGCCAGCGATGCGGTTGTCCAGTTTATTGCGCGTCATGATGCCGCCGGAAAACTGATTTGTCCGGTGTGCTCGGCCGCCGCCCGGGTTCTGGGAGGCAACGGCCTGCTGAAGGGCCGTCGCTACGTGTGCTCAGGGGATTTGTGGCAAAACGTCACGGAGGGTGAATACATCGACGCGCCGGTAGTCGAAGATGGCAATCTGATCAGCGGCAAAGGCTTAGGTCATATTTTTGATTTTGCTTTTGCCGTTTCTGCTCGTCTGCTGGAAGATGATGCCCCTGTTCGCGACCATGCCGAACATATTTATTACCCCTGGTAA
- a CDS encoding DUF2766 family protein, translating into MSQTLNADQELLSDVVACQLVIKQILDVIDVIAPVEVREKMSSQLKSIDFSSHPAGGDPVTMRAIQKAVALIELKFTPQSESH; encoded by the coding sequence ATGTCCCAAACACTGAATGCCGATCAGGAACTGCTCTCGGACGTTGTTGCCTGCCAGCTGGTTATTAAGCAAATTCTGGATGTTATTGATGTCATTGCCCCGGTCGAAGTACGGGAAAAAATGTCCAGCCAGCTGAAAAGCATCGATTTTTCCAGTCATCCCGCAGGTGGCGATCCGGTTACGATGCGCGCTATTCAAAAAGCCGTTGCGTTGATCGAACTGAAGTTCACGCCGCAAAGTGAGTCTCACTAA
- a CDS encoding non-heme ferritin-like protein — MAAVGIVHKLNTQMNLEFYASNLYLHLSEWCYEHSLTGTATFLRTQAQSNVTQMMRVFNFMKSAGANPIVKAIDVPGDELTSLEDLFQKTLDEYQQRANTLSRLTNEAEALNDVPTVDFLHDLEKEQQQDGVLLQTILDEVRSAKRAGLCMAQTDKHLLNVVNHQHH; from the coding sequence ATGGCTGCAGTTGGAATTGTTCACAAACTCAACACCCAAATGAATCTTGAGTTTTATGCTTCAAACCTCTACCTTCACCTTAGTGAATGGTGCTACGAGCACAGTCTGACCGGCACCGCAACGTTTCTGCGTACGCAGGCACAGAGCAACGTCACGCAAATGATGCGCGTGTTTAATTTTATGAAAAGCGCGGGTGCCAACCCCATTGTCAAAGCCATCGACGTGCCAGGCGATGAGTTGACATCTCTTGAAGACTTATTTCAAAAAACGCTGGATGAATATCAACAGCGAGCCAACACACTGTCACGCTTAACAAATGAAGCAGAAGCATTGAACGATGTGCCAACCGTTGATTTTCTTCACGATCTGGAAAAAGAGCAGCAGCAGGATGGTGTGCTGTTGCAAACGATTCTTGATGAGGTTCGTAGCGCCAAACGCGCCGGACTGTGTATGGCGCAAACGGATAAGCATCTGCTAAACGTCGTTAACCACCAGCATCACTGA
- the araH gene encoding L-arabinose ABC transporter permease AraH gives MSSVSTSGSGATKSALNLGRIWDQYGMLVVFAVLFLVCALFVPNFASFINMKGLGLAVSMSGMVACGMLFCLASGDFDLSVASVIACAGVTTAVVINMTESLWIGVAAGLLLGVLCGLVNGFVIARLKINALITTLATMQIVRGLAYIISDGKAVGIEDERFFALGYANWLGLPAPIWLTVGCFIIFGLLLNKTTFGRNTLAIGGNEEAARLAGVPVVRTKIIIFILSGLVSAVAGIILASRMTSGQPMTSIGYELIVISACVLGGVSLKGGIGKISYVVAGVLILGTVENAMNLLNISPFAQYVVRGLILLAAVIFDRYKQKAKRTI, from the coding sequence ATGTCTTCCGTTTCTACATCGGGTTCTGGCGCAACCAAATCAGCGCTTAATCTTGGCAGAATTTGGGATCAGTACGGGATGCTGGTGGTGTTCGCCGTGCTGTTTCTGGTGTGCGCCCTCTTTGTGCCGAACTTTGCCTCCTTTATTAATATGAAGGGGCTGGGCCTGGCGGTTTCCATGTCGGGAATGGTCGCGTGTGGGATGCTGTTTTGCCTGGCCTCCGGCGACTTTGACCTCTCCGTTGCGTCTGTAATTGCCTGTGCCGGGGTTACCACCGCGGTGGTCATCAACATGACCGAAAGTCTGTGGATAGGCGTCGCCGCCGGGTTGCTGCTGGGGGTTCTTTGCGGCCTGGTGAACGGCTTCGTGATTGCCCGTTTAAAAATAAACGCGCTGATTACCACGCTGGCGACCATGCAGATTGTGCGCGGTCTGGCCTACATTATCTCTGACGGTAAAGCGGTTGGAATCGAAGATGAGCGCTTCTTCGCCCTCGGCTATGCGAACTGGCTGGGTCTGCCTGCGCCTATTTGGTTAACCGTTGGCTGCTTCATTATTTTTGGCTTACTGCTGAATAAAACCACCTTTGGTCGTAACACGCTGGCTATTGGCGGTAATGAAGAAGCGGCGCGTCTGGCAGGTGTTCCGGTAGTCCGTACGAAGATTATTATCTTCATTCTTTCCGGCCTGGTCTCGGCCGTTGCGGGGATTATCCTGGCATCGCGTATGACCAGCGGTCAGCCAATGACGTCTATTGGCTATGAATTGATAGTGATTTCAGCGTGCGTGCTGGGGGGCGTTTCGCTGAAAGGTGGCATCGGAAAAATCTCATATGTGGTAGCCGGGGTGCTGATCCTCGGGACGGTTGAAAACGCGATGAACCTGCTGAACATTTCGCCGTTCGCCCAGTACGTTGTCCGTGGCCTAATCCTGCTGGCGGCGGTGATCTTCGACCGCTACAAGCAAAAAGCGAAGCGTACTATTTGA
- the flhD gene encoding flagellar transcriptional regulator FlhD — MHTSELLKHIYDINLSYLLLAQRLIVQDKASAMFRLGISEEMADTLGTLTLPQMVKLAETNQLVCHFRFDDHQTVTRLTQDSRVDDLQQIHTGIMLSTRLLSDINDAARKKRA, encoded by the coding sequence ATGCATACATCCGAGTTGCTCAAACACATTTATGACATAAATTTGTCATATTTATTGCTTGCACAGCGTCTAATCGTTCAGGACAAGGCTTCCGCGATGTTTCGCCTTGGTATCAGCGAAGAGATGGCGGACACATTGGGAACCTTAACCCTTCCTCAAATGGTCAAATTGGCGGAAACAAACCAACTGGTCTGCCATTTCCGTTTCGACGATCATCAAACAGTTACTCGCCTGACGCAAGACTCTCGTGTCGACGATCTTCAGCAAATTCACACAGGTATCATGCTTTCAACGCGTCTGTTAAGCGACATCAATGATGCGGCGCGTAAGAAAAGGGCGTGA
- the uspC gene encoding universal stress protein UspC — protein MSYMHILVAVAATPESHQLLAKAVSIARPVNARISLVTLVSDPELYNQFAAPMLEDLREVMQEETLNFIDKLTQQAQYPIEHTFITYGALNEHILDICRKHAVDLVIYGNHNHSFFSRASCSAKSVVSASEVDVLLVPLAGD, from the coding sequence ATGAGCTACATGCACATTCTTGTCGCTGTTGCCGCCACCCCCGAAAGTCACCAGTTGTTAGCAAAAGCCGTTTCAATTGCGCGCCCTGTCAATGCGCGCATTAGCCTAGTCACCCTGGTCTCCGATCCCGAACTGTATAACCAGTTTGCGGCCCCCATGCTGGAAGACCTGCGTGAGGTAATGCAAGAAGAGACGCTGAATTTTATCGATAAACTCACCCAGCAGGCGCAGTACCCCATTGAGCATACCTTTATTACCTATGGGGCACTCAACGAACATATACTGGATATCTGCCGCAAACACGCCGTCGATCTCGTCATTTATGGCAACCATAATCACAGCTTCTTTTCGCGAGCATCCTGCTCGGCGAAAAGCGTGGTCAGCGCCAGCGAGGTCGATGTGCTGTTGGTGCCGCTGGCAGGCGATTAA
- the otsB gene encoding trehalose-phosphatase: MTVSRTVPPELSANCAYFFDLDGTLAEIKPHPDQVTVPQTILQLLHRLATHNAGALALISGRSMTELDALTHPIRFPLAGVHGAERRDIKGHTHIVRLPQDVEHDISVLLHAALANMPGTTLETKGMAFALHYRQAPQHEAALLALAEQITRRWPQLALQPGKCVVEIKPKGTNKGEAIAAFMQEAPFAGRTPVFVGDDLTDEAGFAVVNCADGISVKVGSGATQAMWRLAGVTDVWRWLEQINCPQQDQKATNERRDGHESFSRSL; this comes from the coding sequence GTGACAGTATCGCGAACCGTACCCCCTGAACTATCCGCAAACTGTGCTTATTTTTTTGATCTCGACGGAACATTAGCTGAGATAAAACCGCATCCCGATCAGGTCACCGTCCCGCAGACGATCCTGCAATTACTACATCGCCTGGCGACGCACAATGCGGGAGCACTGGCATTGATTTCAGGGCGCTCAATGACTGAGCTTGACGCACTCACTCATCCCATTCGTTTTCCGCTTGCCGGCGTGCACGGGGCTGAGCGCCGCGACATCAAGGGTCACACCCACATTGTCCGTCTTCCTCAGGACGTCGAACACGACATTAGCGTGCTATTGCATGCTGCACTGGCGAACATGCCCGGTACGACGTTAGAAACAAAAGGCATGGCGTTTGCTTTGCATTATCGACAGGCCCCACAGCATGAGGCGGCGCTGCTGGCGCTGGCTGAACAAATCACGCGCCGATGGCCCCAGCTCGCCCTGCAGCCCGGAAAATGTGTGGTTGAGATAAAACCAAAGGGGACGAACAAAGGGGAAGCGATTGCTGCATTTATGCAGGAAGCCCCTTTTGCCGGGCGCACCCCTGTTTTTGTTGGTGATGATTTAACCGATGAGGCGGGTTTCGCTGTGGTAAACTGCGCTGACGGCATTTCCGTGAAGGTGGGGAGCGGCGCGACCCAGGCGATGTGGCGTCTGGCGGGCGTAACAGATGTCTGGCGCTGGCTGGAGCAGATCAACTGTCCGCAGCAAGACCAAAAAGCAACGAATGAAAGGAGAGATGGCCATGAGTCGTTTAGTCGTAGTCTCTAA
- a CDS encoding arabinose ABC transporter substrate-binding protein, which yields MHKFTKALAAIGLAAVMSQSAIAESMKLGFLVKQPEEPWFQTEWKFADKAGKDLGFEVIKIAVPDGEKTLNAIDSLAASGAKGFVICTPDPKLGPAIMAKARGYDMKVIAVDDQFANAKGKPMDTVPLVMMAATKIGERQGEELYKEMQKRGWDVKSSAVMAITANELDTARRRTSGSMDALKAAGFPEKQIYQVPTKSNDIPGAFDAANSMLVQHPEVKHWLIVGMNDNTVLGGVRATEGQGFKAPNVIGIGINGVDAISELSKGEATGFYGSLLPSPDVHGYKSSEMLYNWVTKGAEPPAFTEVTDVVLITRDNFKEELAKKGLGGK from the coding sequence ATGCACAAATTCACTAAAGCGCTGGCGGCCATCGGTTTGGCTGCCGTTATGTCACAATCCGCTATCGCTGAATCCATGAAGCTCGGTTTCCTGGTCAAGCAGCCGGAAGAACCCTGGTTCCAGACTGAATGGAAATTTGCGGATAAAGCCGGTAAAGACCTTGGTTTTGAAGTGATTAAGATTGCCGTCCCGGATGGTGAGAAAACCCTGAATGCCATCGACAGCCTTGCGGCAAGTGGCGCAAAAGGCTTTGTTATTTGTACGCCGGATCCCAAGCTCGGGCCTGCGATCATGGCAAAGGCGCGTGGCTATGACATGAAAGTGATCGCTGTCGATGACCAGTTTGCCAACGCCAAAGGTAAGCCGATGGACACCGTGCCGCTGGTGATGATGGCGGCCACTAAAATTGGTGAGCGTCAGGGCGAGGAATTGTACAAAGAAATGCAAAAACGCGGCTGGGATGTGAAATCTTCTGCCGTGATGGCGATAACCGCCAACGAACTTGATACCGCGCGTCGTCGTACGTCCGGTTCAATGGACGCGCTCAAAGCGGCTGGCTTCCCGGAAAAACAGATCTATCAGGTTCCGACCAAATCTAACGATATCCCCGGCGCATTCGACGCCGCGAACTCCATGCTGGTTCAGCATCCTGAAGTTAAACACTGGTTGATTGTCGGCATGAATGACAACACCGTGCTGGGTGGCGTGCGTGCGACCGAAGGGCAGGGCTTTAAAGCACCAAACGTGATTGGTATCGGCATCAACGGCGTCGATGCGATTAGCGAACTGTCTAAAGGTGAAGCGACCGGCTTCTACGGCTCACTGCTGCCAAGCCCGGACGTACACGGCTATAAATCCAGTGAAATGCTTTACAACTGGGTGACCAAAGGGGCAGAGCCGCCGGCATTTACTGAAGTGACAGATGTGGTGCTGATCACCCGCGATAACTTCAAAGAAGAGCTGGCGAAAAAAGGGTTAGGTGGCAAGTAA
- the araG gene encoding L-arabinose ABC transporter ATP-binding protein AraG → MQQSTPYLSFRGIGKTFPGVKALTDISFDCYAGQVHALMGENGAGKSTLLKILSGNYAPTTGSLVIRGEEVSFADTTTALNAGVAIIYQELHLVPEMTVAENIYLGQLPHKGGIVNRSLLNYEAGLQLKHLGMDIDPATPLKYLSIGQWQMVEIAKALARNAKIIAFDEPTSSLSAREIENLFRVIRELRNEGRIILYVSHRMEEIFALSDAITVFKDGQYVKTFTDMQQVDHEALVQAMVGRDLGDIYGWKSRPYGTERLRLHEVKAPGVRTPISLSVRSGEIVGLFGLVGAGRSELMKGLFGGTRITEGQVFIDEKPIDIRKPSHAIEAGMMLCPEDRKAEGIIPVHSVRNNINISARRKHVLGGCLINNGWEETNADHHIRSLNIKTPGAEQLIMNLSGGNQQKAILGRWLSEDMKVILLDEPTRGIDVGAKHEIYNVIYALAARGVAVLFASSDLPEVLGVADRIVVMREGEIAGVLLHEQADERQALSLAMPKVSQAVA, encoded by the coding sequence ATGCAACAGTCTACCCCGTATCTCTCATTTCGCGGCATTGGCAAAACCTTCCCTGGCGTTAAGGCGCTAACGGATATTAGCTTTGACTGCTATGCCGGTCAGGTGCATGCACTGATGGGTGAAAATGGCGCCGGGAAATCAACATTATTAAAAATTCTCAGCGGTAACTATGCGCCAACGACGGGTTCTTTGGTGATCCGCGGCGAGGAGGTTTCGTTTGCGGACACCACCACCGCGCTGAACGCCGGTGTCGCCATTATTTACCAGGAGCTGCATCTGGTGCCGGAAATGACCGTCGCCGAGAATATTTACTTAGGCCAACTGCCCCACAAGGGTGGGATTGTGAACCGCTCGCTGCTGAACTACGAAGCCGGTTTACAGCTAAAACATTTGGGGATGGATATCGATCCGGCCACGCCGTTGAAATATCTCTCCATTGGGCAGTGGCAAATGGTGGAAATTGCCAAAGCGCTGGCGCGTAACGCCAAAATCATCGCATTTGACGAGCCGACCAGCTCGCTTTCCGCCAGAGAGATAGAGAATCTGTTCCGCGTTATTCGCGAACTGCGCAACGAAGGGCGCATCATTCTGTATGTCTCGCACCGTATGGAAGAGATCTTCGCCCTCAGCGATGCGATTACCGTGTTTAAAGATGGGCAGTACGTTAAGACATTTACCGATATGCAGCAGGTCGATCACGAGGCGCTGGTGCAGGCCATGGTGGGGCGTGACCTCGGCGATATCTACGGCTGGAAATCTCGACCGTATGGCACAGAACGCCTGCGCTTGCATGAGGTTAAAGCGCCAGGCGTGCGTACGCCGATCAGTTTATCGGTGCGCAGTGGTGAAATCGTTGGGCTGTTTGGTCTGGTTGGGGCCGGGCGTAGCGAACTGATGAAAGGACTGTTTGGCGGAACACGAATCACCGAAGGTCAGGTGTTTATTGATGAAAAGCCGATTGATATCCGTAAACCCAGCCACGCGATTGAGGCCGGCATGATGCTGTGCCCGGAAGACCGCAAAGCCGAAGGAATTATTCCGGTCCATTCGGTTCGTAACAACATCAATATTAGCGCCCGACGTAAACATGTTCTGGGCGGATGCCTGATTAACAACGGTTGGGAAGAGACTAACGCTGACCACCATATCCGCTCACTCAATATTAAAACGCCGGGAGCAGAGCAGCTGATCATGAACCTCTCTGGCGGTAACCAGCAGAAGGCGATTCTCGGCCGCTGGTTATCGGAAGATATGAAGGTTATTTTGCTCGATGAACCGACGCGCGGCATCGATGTGGGCGCGAAGCATGAAATTTATAACGTTATTTATGCCCTGGCGGCGCGCGGTGTTGCCGTGCTGTTTGCCTCCAGTGACTTGCCGGAAGTTCTTGGCGTCGCCGACCGTATTGTGGTGATGAGAGAAGGTGAAATTGCCGGTGTGTTGCTCCACGAACAGGCGGATGAGCGTCAGGCGTTGAGCCTTGCTATGCCTAAAGTCAGCCAGGCTGTAGCCTGA